A genomic window from Triticum urartu cultivar G1812 chromosome 7, Tu2.1, whole genome shotgun sequence includes:
- the LOC125522048 gene encoding ribosome biogenesis protein WDR12 homolog, producing the protein MDADTSRQVRVRFVTKLPPPLRAPPTAIAVPAELSRMGLSEIVNSLLLSAEPDHQAQPFDFIVDGELVRMPLHQFLLAKGISAERVLELEYIKAVAPRKQEPPLPHDDWVSAVDGSNPSFILTGCYDGLARIWKDAAECTQVLEGHSGAITSASFINKGVETDGSLHVVTGSKDRSLRLFKFDTSVTIGSSKRIGAYKILPGHTSSIQSIAVDPSRNMICSASWDTTIKLWAVEGSEEDGDTVSVKKRRMNSDASGPEESQLEGSASSTLLGHTQCVSSVAWPEQRTIYSASWDHSVRQWDAQTGRETWNMFCGKALNCLDCGGEGSSLIAAAGSDPVLRVWDPRKPGTTAPIFQFSSHSSWISACKWHPSSWFHLISSSFDGKVMLWDLRTAWPLASVDSHKDKVLCADWWKGDSVISGGADSKLCISSGVEIA; encoded by the exons aTGGACGCCGACACGTCGCGCCAGGTGCGCGTGCGCTTCGTCACGAAGCTGCCGCCTCCGCTCCGCGCGCCGCCCACCGCCATCGCGGTCCCCGCCGAGCTCTCCCGCATGGGCCTCTCCGAGATCGTCAACAgcctcctcctctccg CCGAGCCGGACCACCAGGCGCAGCCCTTCGACTTcatcgtggatggcgagctcgtGCGGATGCCGCTCCATCAGTTCCTGCTCGCCAAGGGCATCTCGGCG GAGCGGGTGCTTGAGCTCGAGTACATAAAGGCCGTGGCGCCGAGGAAGCAGGAGCCACCATTGCCACACGATGACTGGGTTAGCGCGGTTGATGGGTCCAACCCAAG CTTCATATTAACAGGTTGCTATGATGGTCTTGCAAG AATATGGAAAGATGCAGCTGAATGTACACAAGTTTTGGAGGGACACAGTGGTGCAATTACTTCTGCCAGCTTCATCAATAAAG GAGTTGAAACTGATGGCAGTTTGCATGTTGTGACTGGCTCAAAGGATAGGTCATTGCGCCTGTTCAAG TTTGATACTTCAGTCACCATCGGCTCCTCGAAGCGAATTGGAGCTTACAAAATTCTTCCTGGCCATACATCATCTATTCAAAGTATTGCTGTTGACCCTTCCAGAAATATG ATATGTTCTGCTTCCTGGGATACCACTATTAAGCTATGGGCAGTCGAAGGATCTGAAGAAGATGGCGACACCGTCTCTGTGAAAAAGAGAAGGATGAACTCTGATGCATCTGGACCTGAAGAGTCTCAGTTAGAG GGTTCAGCATCTTCAACACTTCTGGGACATACACAATGTGTTTCTTCTGTTGCTTGGCCTGAGCAGCGAACAATATATTCGGCATCTTGGGATCATTCTGTTCGGCAGTGGGATGCTCAAACAGGGAGAGAAACATGGAACATG TTTTGTGGGAAGGCCTTGAATTGTTTGGACTGTGGTGGCGAGGGCTCTTCACTGATTGCAGCTGCTGGTTCTGACCCTGTATTGAGGGTATGGGATCCCCGCAAACCTG GAACGACAGCTCCTATTTTCCAGTTCTCTTCACACTCAAGCTGGATCTCCGCCTGCAAATGGCATCCAAGTTCCTGGTTTCATTTGATATCATCCTCGTTTGATGGGAAAGTGATGTTGTGGGATCTAAGAACAGCT TGGCCTCTGGCTTCTGTGGACTCCCACAAAGATAAG GTTTTATGCGCCGATTGGTGGAAAGGAGACAGCGTGATAAGTGGTGGAGCTGATTCCAAGCTGTGTATCTCATCAGGGGTTGAGATAGCGTGA
- the LOC125522049 gene encoding protein PELPK1-like: MATKNSAVFLLGLLLSCVAMSSAARILEETISSKEEHQPEVPSLPKVELPPFPEVHLPPKPELPKVELPPLPEVHLPSKPELPKVELPLKPELPKVELPTFPEVHLPPKPKLPKMELSTFPEVHLPPKPEMPTGPGFHLPEPEAKP, translated from the coding sequence ATGGCTACGAAAAACTCTGCTGTCTTCCTCCTCGGGCTTCTTCTCTCTTGCGttgccatgagcagcgcggcgAGAATTCTAGAAGAGACCATTTCTTCCAAGGAGGAGCACCAGCCCGAGGTGCCATCGCTTCCCAAAGTAGAACTGCCACCGTTCCCGGAAGTGCATCTGCCACCTAAGCCTGAGCTTCCCAAGGTGGAGCTGCCGCCGCTCCCGGAGGTGCACTTGCCATCTAAGCCTGAGTTGCCCAAGGTGGAGCTGCCACTTAAGCCGGAGCTGCCCAAGGTGGAGCTGCCAACGTTCCCGGAGGTTCACTTGCCACCCAAGCCGAAGCTGCCCAAGATGGAGCTGTCAACGTTCCCAGAGGTTCACCTGCCACCCAAGCCGGAGATGCCCACTGGTCCTGGGTTCCACCTCCCGGAGCCGGAGGCCAAGCCATGA
- the LOC125522256 gene encoding protein PELPK1-like, translating to MASRNTAAFLVGLLLSCVPMSSAARILEEETAPSKGEEHLPELPMLPKVELPPFPEVHLPPKPELPKVELRSFPEVHLPSKPELPTFPEVHLPAKPELPKMELPPKPEMPTIPEFHFPEPEAKP from the coding sequence ATGGCTTCGAGAAACACTGCTGCATTCCTTGTCGGGCTGCTCCTCTCGTGCGTCCCCATGAGCAGCGCGGCAAGAATTCTGGAGGAGGAGACAGCTCCGTCCAAAGGCGAAGAGCACCTGCCGGAGCTACCAATGCTTCCCAAGGTTGAGCTGCCACCATTCCCGGAGGTACATCTGCCACCGAAGCCCGAGCTGCCCAAGGTAGAGCTGCGGTCGTTCCCTGAGGTGCACCTGCCATCAAAGCCCGAGCTGCCAACGTTCCCGGAGGTGCACCTTCCAGCCAAGCCGGAGCTGCCTAAGATGGAGCTGCCGCCAAAGCCAGAGATGCCCACCATCCCGGAGTTCCACTTCCCGGAGCCGGAGGCTAAGCCATGA